A genomic region of Zea mays cultivar B73 chromosome 6, Zm-B73-REFERENCE-NAM-5.0, whole genome shotgun sequence contains the following coding sequences:
- the LOC100281580 gene encoding smr domain containing protein, producing the protein MSSLNKVVSNSGDACSVLASKVTSLNPNAAEFVPSFVKPSFGNGTVLDKSDFRGSSGKTILDRPEPSKSNNSDDEAHQFWHKQLPDDIIPDFTSFEKVEQGPELSLAGLSLNAPPFYGTTSSRFSREYHELSSPVTKGLELELEHTNMLYEDKSNWEQNYIGDLHIANGNQDLHYDSESGVSFSDSFASEYVAPSDGLFAPLEYLASQFPGFSAESLAELYYANGCDFNHTIEILTQLEMQVDATPNHTLNLPHSTPNFSTGDFPALPTAEDQNGFNQGNVDVLGMFNGRSSSAMPTGAGDFVSAVRKLASQNSGQWKFKKGPEYGNGISALSVPKQYSSSTKQSSGNKFQSISSGRVAPWLETGDAVASMYSESRGEARDFARVRNTCFEQARQAYLVGNKALAKELSMKGQAYNVQMKAAHEKAREAIYRQRNPVSSQRGGGDHLIDLHGLHVNEAIHILKGELTALKSAARAAGERMQVMVCVGTGHHTKGSRTARLPIAVEQFLLDEGLQYTQPQAGLLRVMVY; encoded by the exons ATGAGTTCACTAAATAAAGTTGTTTCAAATAGTGGAGATGCATGTTCAGTCTTAGCTAGTAAAGTCACATCATTaaatcccaatgcagcggagtttgTACCGTCATTTGTTAAACCATCTTTTGGAAATGGTACAGTTCTAGATAAGTCAGATTTCAGGGGTTCTTCTGGAAAAACAATTCTAGATAGGCCTGAGCCATCAAAGTCTAATAACTCAGATGATGAGGCACACCAGTTTTGGCATAAGCAGCTTCCGGATGACATTATTCCAGACTTCACTTCTTTTGAGAAAGTTGAACAAGGGCCTGAACTGTCCCTTGCTGGATTATCCTTGAATGCACCCCCCTTTTATGGGACAACTTCCAGTCGCTTCTCAAGAGAATATCACGAATTATCTTCTCCAGTTACCAAGGGCCTGGAACTGGAACTAGAACATACTAATATGCTATATGAAGATAAAAGCAACTGGGAGCAAAATTATATTGGTGATCTTCATATTGCTAATGGAAACCAGGACCTTCATTATGATTCTGAATCTGGTGTAAGCTTTTCTGATAGCTTTGCTAGTGAGTATGTTGCCCCATCAGATGGCCTTTTTGCTCCCCTGGAGTACTTGGCATCTCAGTTCCCTGGATTTTCAGCAGAGAGCCTTGCAGAGCTTTACTACGCAAATGGGTGTGATTTCAACCATACTATTGAAATCCTCACCCAGCTAGAG ATGCAAGTTGATGCTACACCCAATCACACACTGAATCTGCCCCACAGCACACCGAACTTCAGCACTGGGGATTTCCCTGCACTTCCAACAGCTGAGGACCAAAATGGTTTCAATCAGGGTAATGTGGATGTACTTGGCATGTTCAATGGGCGCAGTTCATCTGCGATGCCTACTGGAGCTGGTGATTTTGTTTCAGCCGTTCGCAAACTTGCATCGCAGAACTCTGGCCAGTGGAAGTTTAAAAAAGGTCCTGAGTATGGTAATGGCATTTCAGCTCTTTCTGTACCCAAGCAGTACAGTTCTAGCACTAAACAATCGTCTGGGAACAAGTTTCAAAGCATCAGCAGTGGAAGAGTTGCCCCATGGCTTGAGACTGGTGATGCAGTGG CAAGTATGTACTCAGAATCAAGGGGAGAGGCTCGTGATTTTGCTAGGGTCCGGAATACCTGCTTTGAGCAG GCTAGACAGGCTTACTTGGTTGGCAACAAGGCTCTTGCGAAGGAGCTCAGCATGAAGGGGCAGGCCTACAATGTGCAAATGAAAGCGGCTCATGAGAAAGCTAGAGAAGCTATTTACCGACAAAG GAATCCTGTTTCTTCCCAACGTGGGGGTGGTGACCACCTGATTGATTTACATGGCCTGCATGTGAACGAAGCAATCCACATCCTGAAGGGTGAGCTCACCGCCTTGAAGAGCGCGGCGAGGGCAGCAGGGGAGAGGATGCAAGTCATGGTTTGCGTTGGAACAGGCCACCACACCAAGGGCTCTCGCACTGCGAGGTTGCCCATCGCTGTGGAGCAGTTCCTGCTGGATGAAGGCCTCCAGTACACGCAGCCTCAGGCGGGTCTGCTCCGAGTGATGGTGTACTAA